The sequence GGCGACAGAAGGGGACATGAATGTATAGGCCGATGGCTTCCGAGGAGATCATCTGTCGAATGGAAAGAGAACAGGTTTTGAGTAGTCTCTCGTTAGGACGATCTCGATCTCATCTGCTGGAGACACTCCGCGGTTCCGGATGTGCGAGGTCCAACCTCCATGTCGGCGAAGAGACTCAAACACCGACTTGATCAATTGCGGTTTGATCGTGGCTTCCCACTCTCGAACCCAATTTCGTTCATCTTCGTCGCCGGCGTATTCGTCCGGAAACGACGCTTCGAGCGTGAAGCGGAGGGCAAACGTTTTGTCTTCCTGGTACATAAGTTCCCTGTCGTTGCGATTCGGTAAAGGTGATCTTATACTGCGCCAGTACTTGAAAAAGGAGTCGTTCTTTATGCCTATCTTCGAATATGTCTGTGGTCAATGCAATCATCGTTTTGAGCTCCTGATCCAGGGATCCACAGAGGCGGTTTGTCCACAGTGTAAGACGACCAAGCTTGATAAACAGTTTTCAGCCTTTGGTGTCGGGGCAACGGCCGGTTGGGGCGCTTCAGACGGCCCTGGCGCTTGCGGAAGTTGCGGCGACCCCCGTGGCCCTGGCGCCTGTTCGATGAACTGAACGTCCGATGGGTTCACCGGGTGAACAGGCGCTGCAAGGCGCAATCTCAGCCATCTCGCAATCCGATCCGCTGATCAAGCTGCTGCAGCAGGTTCGGTTAGGTCGTATGAAACCGACAGATGCCGGGTTGCTCGCTGTGACCGAATCTTGGCTTGATGCCTATGAGAAGGCGCTCAACACGGAAGGACTCAGGGAGTTCGATCTTCGCCGACTCAACCCCGCTCCTCGGCTCATGGTTCTCTTTGAGGTCGGGGTGCTCACGGAGGATCATCCAGGCGTGATGGCCTTGAAGGATTCCTATAATCGAATGCTGGCTCGTGCTGCTGATAGGGGATGAACAGGTAGAGGTTCTTGCCAAAGACCAACAGACCGCCTGATCCCAACTTTGGCGCTGTCGTCTACACTAAGTCTAACAAGCAACGTTGCTGAAAAGCCGATTTCCTCATGGAAAGATCATAACGCGTCCTTTGCACATCGAAATCCGGTGCCGCTGGGACGGCTGTCCATCGTTCCCCAATCGCGATCACTTGTGCGGAGACTCCGAGCCGGCTTCAGCCATGATCCGCCGCGCATAGCCTTGATTGCACCTCGGTTTGGACCGGACGGATCACTGAGAAGTGCCTGTGGATAATAATTGGGGTCGTACCAGTCTTGTACCCATTCTGCGGCATTCCCCGCCATGCCGAAGAGCCCATATGGGCTGACCGAGTGTGGGAAACTGTCAACCGGCATCGTTAAGACTTCGCCCTGTATCCCCTTTTCTTTGGCTATGCGAGCGCCGTCGCCTTTGATCCAGAAGGCATCCCAATCAGCTCCGCTGGTGAACTCAATCGTACGTTGTGCCCAATAGCTTGCGCTATTGGCCCTGGTAAAGTCCCACTCGTTTCCCCAGGGATAGCGCCGACCATCGGTTCCTCGCGCGGCCTTTTCCCATTCGGCTTCGGTGGGCAGGCGCTTCCCGACCCACTCACAATAGGCAGCGGCATCGCTCCAGCTCACATTGATGACGGGATGCTGTTCGATGCCTGGTACGGGTTGATTGTTTACCCAGAGCGTCGCAGCACGGTTTGAATTCTCCGGAGCGCGATGACCGGTTGCGTGGACGAACGCGGCATAGGCTTGGTTGGTGACCTCGAAGCGATCAATGAGGTACCCACTCAGATACACACGACGTTCGGGATGTTCGTCGGGAAACCCATCCCTTCCCTCAGGCGTTCCCATCGTAAACTCTCCGGGAGGAATGAATGCCATGTCTGACGAGATTCCTGCACTGCTTATCGACGGCGAGAATCCAAGGACGATGAGCAGGACGCACAAGTAGGGGAAGGACCGCATCATGAAGGCTTGGGAATACCGCAAGCTTTGGCGACAGCATCTCGATAGTTCAACCATAGGGCTAAACTTTTCGTGACGCTGGCCAGGACCACAGGTCGAAGCGCCGGCGGTGTGTAGTTGACGACCATGTCATAGGCATCATGTCGATGGCCTGCTTCAACCAGTTGGTGGGCTCGAACCAGGCCCATATGTTTTGGCGAGACTCCATGATATCGGACGAGTGGGTGACGACGAACGATGGAGTCAAGGTCCTTGGCATGGCTCTTCTTGGAAGTGGCACGCAGTTCTTGGCGATCCTTCACACTGCCCTCAACGAAAACGGTGA is a genomic window of Candidatus Nitrospira kreftii containing:
- a CDS encoding hypothetical protein (conserved protein of unknown function), with amino-acid sequence MYQEDKTFALRFTLEASFPDEYAGDEDERNWVREWEATIKPQLIKSVFESLRRHGGWTSHIRNRGVSPADEIEIVLTRDYSKPVLFPFDR
- a CDS encoding zinc ribbon domain-containing protein produces the protein MPIFEYVCGQCNHRFELLIQGSTEAVCPQCKTTKLDKQFSAFGVGATAGWGASDGPGACGSCGDPRGPGACSMN
- a CDS encoding hypothetical protein (conserved protein of unknown function) — encoded protein: MGSPGEQALQGAISAISQSDPLIKLLQQVRLGRMKPTDAGLLAVTESWLDAYEKALNTEGLREFDLRRLNPAPRLMVLFEVGVLTEDHPGVMALKDSYNRMLARAADRG
- a CDS encoding hypothetical protein (conserved exported protein of unknown function), translated to MMRSFPYLCVLLIVLGFSPSISSAGISSDMAFIPPGEFTMGTPEGRDGFPDEHPERRVYLSGYLIDRFEVTNQAYAAFVHATGHRAPENSNRAATLWVNNQPVPGIEQHPVINVSWSDAAAYCEWVGKRLPTEAEWEKAARGTDGRRYPWGNEWDFTRANSASYWAQRTIEFTSGADWDAFWIKGDGARIAKEKGIQGEVLTMPVDSFPHSVSPYGLFGMAGNAAEWVQDWYDPNYYPQALLSDPSGPNRGAIKAMRGGSWLKPARSLRTSDRDWGTMDSRPSGTGFRCAKDAL